One Enterobacteriaceae endosymbiont of Donacia tomentosa genomic window, CATCAAAACTAATTTCTTTATTTTTTTGTTTTTCTATTCTTAAATGTTTATTTATATATTTAATAGCTTTTAATATTATTAATGCTTTGATATTAATAATTTTATCTAAAAATAAATCTATTTTATTAAATAAAATAAATTTTGGAATTTTTTTTTTATTAATAGTTTTGCTTGTTAGTTCTTTTTGAGAAAATCTAAATAATTGTTCTGGATAAAAATTATCTTCAGTTTTTTCTATACTCCATTTATCTATAATATTTATCCAATTATTAATTGATCTTTTATTATAAATATATTTATTTATTGTAGAATTACTAATTACATTAATAATGTTTTCTTTATATTTAATCCAATTTTTTTTTATATTATTAATATAATTAATATTATTATTAAATTGTTTAGACAAATTAATATTTTGAATATTATTTTTTAATAAAGGAGAAGGATATTTGGATAAAAAAGGCAATAATTTATTTAAAAAATAAGTAGGAGATTTCCAATATAAAAAAATTATTTTTATTATATTTTTAGGTAAATTATAAAAATATTTTCTCCAAAAATTTATAATAATTTTATATTGTAAATGATATTCATTGCTAATTATTTTTTCTTGAGGATTGAAATCATAAATTTCATAATTTTTAAAATTTAATATTTTTTGACAAAAAGAATGTATTGTACAAATGGAAGCATTATTGAAATTTAATTCAGCTCTGAGTAATAATTCATTAGCTTCTTTTAAATTTTTAATTTCTTTAATTAAATTATTTATTGTACTATATTTACTTTTTCCTTTTATGCATGCAATACGTAATATTTTAATACTTTTTTTAATTCTTTGACATAAACTTTGTGTAGCAAGATCTGTAAAAGTAACTACTAAAATTTGTTCTATATTTAATGGTAAAGAAGAATTATTTTGTTGATACAAACCTAAAAGTAATCTTAAATATATTATAATAATTGTAAATGTTTTACCTGTTCCTGCAGATGCTTCTATTAAATATGATCCCTGTATATTTTCTTTAAAAGGATCAAATTCTTTAAATTTTATTATTTTTTTGATCATTATAATATTACTTTTTTAATAAATATAATATACTAAATTTAGTATCCATTTTTTAATTAATAATATTGTTTTTAACCATATTTTTTCATCTAAATTAAAATTTAATCTTTCAAAATATAAATCATTACATTCTCCTGGAAAATTATTATTATTCCAATAGTAAAAAAATTTTCTTTTTGCCTGTTTTTGTATAACAATGTCATTATCAATACATTTTTTGTTAAAATTATAACAAGTATTAATCCAGGACCAGGAACTTTTCATTGGTAACATAAGAGGAGAATACATTCCATAAATATAACCATCTATGTATTGTTTTAATAAAAATATGGCTTGTTTTTTAGAAAAAAATTGAAAACCATATTTAGTATTCTTTAAACCAAAAACAAAAAAATTAAGTTTATCATTATAAATATTATTTGCACATAAAATTAAATGTTCTATCCATAATGCAATAATTGTTTTAATATCTATTAATTTTGGTTCAAATTTTATTAACCCGTAATTATATTTAAAATACCTTATTGTCCCAAATAATGTAATATCAGAAATTTTAAAATTTATTTTATTTATTATTTCTAAATATTTATATTTTTGATATTCTTGATTAAATAATTCTTTCATTTTTTTAATTTTTTCTTCCCACCAAATTTCCCCGTAATAACCATATGGTAAAGTACCTTTATTTAAAAAAAAATTATATAAATTATTAAGATCTTTATTTAAAATTAATGAATATAATATTTCTTTGTTTATTAAAAATTCTTGTAAAGCATTAATAAAAAATGGTTCTGTATCAAATAACTTTATATTATTTAAATCATGTAAATATATTTTTAATTTTTGATTAAAAAATCCTTTAACTGGATGTTTCCAAAAATTAATTAAATCATTAATTTTGATTTTTTTTATTTTCATTAATTTTAAATTAAAAATATTAGTTACATCATTATTTTTCTTTTTATTTTTAATGAAAATTAATTTTTTTTTACTTTTATATATTTTACAAATATTTTTAATAATACAATTATTTTTTTCTTTATTATTAATATAATAATTATTAGAAATATATAATAATAATTCATTTATTAAAATAGAAGGATCATTTTTACTACTACTAATTATAGGATTATTAATATAACTAATATATAATTTTTTTTCTACTGACATTATTAATTTTAAAAATAAATTTTTACTTTCATCTAAATAATTAGATCCTTCTTTATAAGGATAATTTTGCATTAAATCAAATACTATAGGATATGAAATTTTAGGAAAAAATTCATTATTCATTCCTATTATAAAAATAACTTTAAAAGATGAATTTTTAAAAAAATTAAGTGCACAAAAATTTATTTTATTTATATTAAAAATAACTTTTTTATTCATCTTTTTTATTTGAGAATTAAATTCTTCTAATATAAAATCAACAGGAATTTTTCTTTTATATTTTTCTTTTAAACCATTTTTAATAAAAAATATTATTTTTTTCATTACAAAATATATATTTGTATTTAGAGAAATATTACGAATAAAAAAATCAGAATATATTTTTAATAAAATATTTTCCCATTTTTCTAAAAAATATTTTTTATTAAGTTTTTTTTTCCATTCTTCTAATTTAAATAAAAAATTTGTGAATTTTTCTAATAACTTTCCTGTTATAATAGAACCTCCGTTATATGGAATTATATTATTCCAACTTCCTGAAATACTATTAATAGCATAACCAAGAAATAGGCGATGTAAACCAAATTTCCAAGTATATTGATCTTTTGGTATGATAATTTTATTAAAATATTTAAAATTTAATCCATATTTGATACCCAAATTTTTTACCCAAAAACGTAAACATTCTAAATCTTGTTTATTAAGATGGAATCTTTTTGATATTTGTTCATTTTCTAACAAAAAAAATATTTCATCAGGAGTAAAATCTTTATAAGGTAATTTTAATAAAAATATCAATCTATCTAATAAATCTAAATCTGGTATTTTACCCATATTTAAATTTATAGGTAAATTAATATCACTAAATGTTGCATGGATAAAAGGAATATATAATTCTAAATTAGGAGATAAAACAATAATATCATGTAATAAATATTTCGGATTATTTTCCAAAATTTTTAAAATATTATTGTATAATATACTTACCTCTACTTTTATATTTTCACAAATATTTATTGCAATTGAATTATCTGATATATTAATTTTTTTTTTATATTTTTTAGTATTAGATTTTTTTAAATTATTATTTAAGTATAAAATATCGTTTTTTATATTATTTAGTAAACTACTAGGGTCATTTTTTACAAACGATTCAATTGTTCTAGATGGTATATTTATTAATTTGTTTATATTATTTAGGTGATATTTTCCCCATGACAATAATAATGAATTATAAAATAAATAATTTTGATTTTTTTTATTAAAATTATTATTTTCTAAATTACCCCAATAATATTTACATGGAGTAAACATTAAAAGGTGTATTTCCATGTATTTTTCTATTTTTCTTAGTAATTTCAAAAAAATAGGAGGAATATTTTGAATATCTAATATAAATATTCTTTCTGGTATTAAATGATATCTAAATTTTTTATATTTATCATTTTTTTGATAAAAATTATATAATTTACCATAATGCCATAATTGTTTACCTAATTTTTTTTTATTGTATTTTATTAAATTTTGCCATAATACAGTTTGCCAGATTTGATGTTCATTGTTTAATGATGGTATCATCTTATTTTTTTCCCAAAATAATAATAATTCTGGTTTATATTTTTGATATTTATCATATAAATGATATATTTGATCTGATATTTGAAATAAAAAATTAATATTTTTTATATTATGAGAAAAATATTTTTTAAAATTAATAAAATCAATATTTGATATTAATTTAGGAATAATATACATTATTTTCCAAATAATAGATTCTCTATATAAAAAATCATCTTGATATATATCAGGTATTATTTTTATAAATAAATTTCTGATAAATTCTTCAAAAGAAATAAAATTAATATTTGCATATATTCCTAAAATATTTGAAAAATTAATTTTCATTAATTGAGCATAATGGTTATTATTATATATTATAATTTCTGGTTCTAATGGATTAGTTAAAGGTTTTTTTGTAATTTGTATTTTTATTAAATTTAATAAAATATCTATATTATTGGAATTATAAATTGTAAACATGCGTAAATTATAAATAAAGAAATTATTCTGTTATACTAACATTTTCTAAACTTTTTTGATAAAATAATTCATTTATAATTATTAAAAATAAATTTTTAAAACAAAAAATTTTATTGCAAGAATATAATTTTTTATTTTATCAAAATAAAAAATTTTGGTTATTTAAAAAAAATGTTTTCTCAATTTATCTATAATGAAAAAATGTTATTATTAAGAGCAACATTATTAACAGGAAATAATATAATAGATATTATAAAATGGACAAATTATGCAATTTCAAAAAATTTTGAAAAAGATAAAGGATTTATAGGTAAATTAATTGAATTTTTTTTATTAGGTAAAAAAACAAATAATAAATATAATCAAGATATTCCTCATTTAGGAATAGAAATAAAAACTATTACTATATATAAAAATAATAATATTATTAATGATAGTTTTATTTGTTCATTGCCATTGTTAAATAAAAATAATTTATTTTGGTATAAAAGTAAATTATACAATAAATTATCAAAAATTTTATGGATACCAATTATTGTAAAAAATAAAAAAACACATATGTTTATGAAGATAATTGGTCAACCATTATTATGGAAACCATCAGTTTTTGATAAAATTAAAATATACAATGATTGGATTAAATTTATAGAATTATTTATATTAGGACAAATCAAACATATAAATTATTATAATGGTTCTATTTTATTAGTGAAAAATAAATCAGAAAAAAAAAAATTAACGAAAACTATAGACAACCAAGGAAAAATTATATTTATTACTCCTAAATCTTTTTATTTAAAAAAAGAATTCATAAAATCATTTATTAAAGTTTAATTTTATAAATAATTTGTTATTTTAATATTTAAATTTAAATATTTTTTAATTATTAATATTATTAACTTATAAAAAATATACATTTTAAAATAATTCTAAAGAAATTAATTCTTGTATTGTTTGACGGCGACGAATTATTTTAGGTATGTTGTTTTCAATTAAAATTTCTGGTATTAAAGGTCTACTATTATAATTAGAAGACATTGACGCTCCATATGCTCCTGTATCATGAAATATTAAATAATCACCAACATTAACTAATGGTAATATAAAAAAAGTTATTTTCCCATTATCCAGTTGTGTAAATATATCACCTGATTCACATAATGGGCCCGCTATTATAGTTTCCACTTTAGGTAAATTAGACATATCATTACCTTTATATGATATTGCTGATATATAATGATAACTACCATACATTACGGGACGAATAAAATCATTAAAACCGATATCTACAAGTACAAATCTTTTGTTTTTTATATTTTTAATTGCACATACTTGACAAACTAATAGTCCTGCTTCAGCTACTAAAAATCTTCCAGGTTCAATTTCTAATTTTATATTTTTATTAAAATAATTATTAATGATATTTCTTGTTTTATTCCATAAATTAAAATAATGACTAATATTTATAATTTCGTCATTATATCTATATGGTATAGATAATCCTCCTCCAGCTGATATTATATTAATTTTTGGCATATATGGTTGTATTACGTTAGATATCATTGAATTACATACTTTTTTTAAGTGTTTATAATCTACTCCAGAACCTATATGCATATGTATTCCAATTAAATTTAATTTATATTTATTAATAATATCAATAGATTTTTTGATATCTTTATACCAAATGCCATGTTTGCTTTCTTCACCACCTGTATTAGTTTTTTTGTTATGTCCGTGTCCAAATCCAGGATTAATTCTTAACCATATATTATGTCCTTTAGATAAATTACCAAGTTGGTATAACATATCTATAGATCCAATATTTACAGTGATATTTAATTCAATAACACGTTTTAATGTTTTACTATCAAATATATCAGATGTAAAAATAATATCGTTTTCATTTTTATAATTATAACCAGCTATTAATGCTCTTTCAATTTCTCCTAATGATACTGCATCTACTTTTACTCCTTCAGATTTCATTAATTTTAAAATATTAATATTCGAACAAGCTTTTTGTGCAAATCGTACTGTATCAAATTGTTTTAATTGTAAAATTTTTTGTTTTATGTTTTCAGCACAATATATCCAAAAAGGAGAACTATATTTTTTTATCAAAAAAAATATAATTTTAATAGAAATATTATTTTTATTAAATTTTGAATCAAATATTTTTTCCATTATTATTTATCCATATTTTTAAGTAAAATATGTATTTTATTTAAAATTTTTTTAAAAAAATACTTATATAAAAATGATTATACTGATTAATAGTACACAGAAAATTTTTATTTTATATTTTAAAATTTATATGTTTTATATTATTAAGTAATAATTATATGAAAATATCATAATTCTTTTTTTTAAAAAAAGATATAATTTAAAAATATACTAAATATTTATCACCTTAATTAATTTAGTAGCCAAGATAGTTTATCTATGTTATTTATTAAATTAAATATTTAAAATGATATAATCATTTATATAATTTATTGTTAATTTTCGTTTGTCATAAGCTAATTAAATATTTTTTTTATGAAAAAACATCTTAACTAAATAAATATATAAAAAATATATCTATATTTAAGGAAAAATAATGTTGCAAAAAGAAATTATTATTAATAATACTCATGGGTTTCATACTCGTCCAGCAGCACTCTTTGTAAAAGAAGCTAAAAATTTTATATCAAATATTACAATTACATGTAATGGGAAAACAGTAAATGCTAAAAGTTTGTTTAAAATACAAACTCTAGGATTAGTTAAAGGAACATTAATAACTTTAACAGCTTCTGGACAAGATGAACAAAAAGCTATAGAACATTTAATAAGAATTATTCAAAAATTATAAGATATACTTAAGATTTATGTAAATTAAATTTTTTTATTAAAAAATCATATGTTTTATAAAAAAATTAAAATAATAATTTAATAAACAATATGAGCCATTTTTTTAAAATAGAATTGATTTGTACAAAATCATATTTATATATAAATACTGTTATCTAATAATAGAGGTAAAAAAGCATGATTTCAGGAATTTCAGCTTCTCCTGGTATTTCTTTTGGTAAAGCATTTTTACTAAAAGTAGATAATATTATTATTAATAATAATAAAATTACTGATAGTGAAATAGATGTAGAAATTAATAAGTTTTTAAAAGGACAAAAAGAATCTATAGAACAAATAGAATATATAAAAACACATTTACTAAAACAATCTAATTTAAAGAGAGAATCTATTTTAGAAGGATATATAATTTTACTTCAAGATGAAGAATTAACTAAAGAAGTTATTTTTTTAATAAAAAATAATTTATTATCAGCAGATGCTGCTGTACATTCAGTAATAACATCTCAAATAAAAACATTAAAAAAATTAAGTGATGAATATTTAAAAGAAAGAATAATAGATATTAAAGATATTGGTGATCGGTTAATCAAAAATATTCTAGGTTTAGAAATTATTAATTTAAATGAAATTAATAAAGAAGTTATTTTAATTGCAAAAGATCTTACTCCTTCTGAAACAGCTCAATTAAATTTAAAAAAAATTTTAGGATTTATTACAGATTTAGGGAGCCGAACTTCACATACAGCTATAATGGCACGTTCATTGGAAATACCTGCTATTGTAGGTACTGGTAATATTACTAGTAAAGTAAAAACTAATGATTATATAATTTTAGATAGTATTAATAATACTATTTATATTAATCCATTACAAAATGTAATTAAAAAAGAAAAAATAATATATAATAAATACGTAAAAGAAAAAAATAAATTAACTAAATTAAGTAATTTACCTGCAGTAACTAAAGATGATTATAAAATTAAAATTTGTGCTAATATCGGATCATTACAAGAATTAAATAATGTTCAAAAAAATGGAGCAGATGGGATTGGTTTATATCGTACAGAATTTTTATTTATGAACCGTAATACATTACCTTCAGAAGAAGAGCAATTTATCGCGTATAAAACTGTTGCTCAAAAAATGAAAGGGAAATCTGTAATTATTCGTACAATGGATATTGGAGGTGATAAAAAAATATCATATATGAATTTACCTAAGGAAGAAAATCCATTTTTAGGGTTTAGAGCTATTAGAGTAAGTATGGATCGCAAAGATATTTTGCATACACAATTAAAGGCTATATTAAGAGCGTCTGTTTTTGGTAAATTACATATTATGTTTCCTATGATTATTTCCATTGAAGAAGTTCTTTTTTTAAAAAATGAATTGATTTTTTTAAAAAAACAATTACAAAATAAAAAAATAAGTTTTAATAATAAAATTGCTATAGGAATAATGGTAGAAACTCCAGCATCTGCTATTATAGCTAACCATTTAGCAAAAGAAATAGATTTTTTTAGTATTGGAACTAATGATTTAACACAATATACATTAGCCGTTGATAGAGGAAATGAACTTATATCACATTTATATAATCCAATGCATCCAGCTATATTTTATTTAATAAAAAAAGTGATTGATGCTTCTCATGCTGAAGGAAAATGGACTGGCATGTGTGGTGAATTAGCAAGTGATGAACGTTTAATTCCTATTTTATTAGGAATGGGATTAGATGAATTTAGTATGAGTTCTATTTCTATTCCAAAAATTAAAAATATTATTCGTAAAACTAAAATGCAAAAAGCACAAGAATTAACTAATAATGTTTTGTTGCAACCGACAATCAAAGATATTAATAATTTAATATCAGATTATAATAAGTATAATTAATTTTATACAAAATTTTTAATAAAAGGTTTAAATTAAATGAATATTTTTTCTAAATTTTTTAAAAAAACAAAAACAATTCAAAGTACTAAAATTTATGCTCCTATAGATGGTACTATAATTGATATAGAAACTGTACCTGATACTGTATTTTCAGATAAAATTGTAGGAGACGGAATTGCTATTAATCCGACAGGTAATGTAATGGTTGCTCCTATTGATGGGACTATAGGAAAAATATTTGAAACTAATCATGCTTTTTCTATCAAAACAGCAAACAATATAGAATTATTTGTACATTTTGGAATTGATACAATTAATTTAAAAGGGAAAGGTTTTAAGCGAATATTAAATTTTGAAAAAAATAATAAAGTAAAAAAAGGGGATATAATTATTGAATTAGATCTAAATTATTTGATCAAAACAGCAAAATCTATATTAACTCCTGTAGTTATTTCTAATACTGAAGAAATAAAGAAAATTAAAAAATATTCAGGTAATATTATTGCCGGCATTGATCCAATATTAAAAATATATAAATAACATATTTTTATAAAATTTATTACTTAAAATAGTAAATGTAACAAAATCAAAATTTATTATATTTTAATAAGATTTTAATTTTTTTAATTAAACTTATTAAGTGTAATAAATATGTTATTTGTCATAAGTATGGATTAATATTTTTATAAAAAGAGAAAATTATATATAATATTTTTACTAAATTAATAATAATATTTATATTAATTTTAAATAAATTTAAAAGAGTAAATACTATTTCTTATATCGTAAATTTTTTTAGTATTAAATATTTAATTTTTTTAAATAAATATTTAAAATAAAAATAATATAACTCACTATTTATAGTGATGGTCGTATTTTTTTATATAATTTCTTTTTAAAATAAAATTTATTTTTTTTATTTTTAGATATCAAAAAATTTAAATAATTCTATTTATTATTTTCCTTTTATTTTTATAAAAATTTTAATTTAATGAAAAATTAATACTTTTTATATTGTTATTTTAAAATTTTTTATATATTAAAATAAAATATAAATTATGTTTTTAATTTAAAAATAATTTTTATATTTTAATAAAAAATATAAATAAAAATTTTACTAGTTATATTTCTGCATCATGATAAATTTCTTTTATATCTTTATGTTCTTTTAACAAAGAAAAGAAATCTATCAATTTTTTTTTTATTAGATTATCCACCTTTTTGGTAATAAACGGTTTTATAAAAAATTTTATTTTTATTGGTTTTAATGTAAATTTTTTTATTTTTTTAGTAAGAAATTTATATTTTTCTTTTGAAAAAATTATTTTAATGATTTTTTTTGTAAAAACAATATCGTCTGCTTTTAATTCTTCTGCAATATTTAAAATATCATTTTCATTATTTTTATATTCATATGCAATATATATTTGTTTTTTAAAAATATAATTAACTGAATTTTTACGTCCTAAATATCCTCCATTTTTATTTAAAATATTACGTATAAAAGATACAGTTCTATTATTATTATCAGTTATACAATTAATCATTAATGCTATATTATACGGACCATATCCTTCATAAATAATTTCTTTTAGTTTATTTTTATTTCTTTTATTTTGAATAACAGAATTTAATAAAATTCGATTAATAATTGTACGACTCATATTATATGATAATGCTTTTTCTATAACTAAACGTAATTTAGAATTATACTCAGGATTATTTCCTCCATTTTGAGAAGCTGTATTTAATTCTTTAATAATTTTAGAAAAAATTTTATCCTTTTTATTATCTTGTGTTTCTTTACGACGACGAATATTAGCCCATTTACTATGTCCTGACATAAAATATATATACTCCTATTTTTTACATAATAATCCTAGCTCATCTAAAATATTATTATCAATAATATTAGGTGATTGAGTTAATAAACATGTTGAAGATGTTGTTTTTGGAAAAGCAATTACATCACGAATATTTTTAGTATCAGACAATAACATAACTAATCTATCTAATCCTAAAGCCATACCTATATGTGTAGGTGTTCCAAATTTTAAAGCTTCTAAAAAAAATCCAAAATTTTTTTGTTGAGTTACATTATCTATATTAAGAATATCTAATATTATTTTTTGTATCTTATACTGATGTATTCTAGAAGAACCACTACCAATTTCATATCCATTTATTACAAGATCATATGAATCAGATATAATTTTTTCTGGATTATTTTTTAAAAAATTTATATCAAAATTTTTTGGTGATGTAAATGGATGATGCATAGACACTAATTCACCTTTTTCATTCCTTTTAAATAATGGGAAATCTATAATCCATAACGGACACCATTTATTCTTTTTAATTAAATTTAAATCTATTCC contains:
- a CDS encoding exodeoxyribonuclease V subunit gamma, coding for MFTIYNSNNIDILLNLIKIQITKKPLTNPLEPEIIIYNNNHYAQLMKINFSNILGIYANINFISFEEFIRNLFIKIIPDIYQDDFLYRESIIWKIMYIIPKLISNIDFINFKKYFSHNIKNINFLFQISDQIYHLYDKYQKYKPELLLFWEKNKMIPSLNNEHQIWQTVLWQNLIKYNKKKLGKQLWHYGKLYNFYQKNDKYKKFRYHLIPERIFILDIQNIPPIFLKLLRKIEKYMEIHLLMFTPCKYYWGNLENNNFNKKNQNYLFYNSLLLSWGKYHLNNINKLINIPSRTIESFVKNDPSSLLNNIKNDILYLNNNLKKSNTKKYKKKINISDNSIAINICENIKVEVSILYNNILKILENNPKYLLHDIIVLSPNLELYIPFIHATFSDINLPINLNMGKIPDLDLLDRLIFLLKLPYKDFTPDEIFFLLENEQISKRFHLNKQDLECLRFWVKNLGIKYGLNFKYFNKIIIPKDQYTWKFGLHRLFLGYAINSISGSWNNIIPYNGGSIITGKLLEKFTNFLFKLEEWKKKLNKKYFLEKWENILLKIYSDFFIRNISLNTNIYFVMKKIIFFIKNGLKEKYKRKIPVDFILEEFNSQIKKMNKKVIFNINKINFCALNFFKNSSFKVIFIIGMNNEFFPKISYPIVFDLMQNYPYKEGSNYLDESKNLFLKLIMSVEKKLYISYINNPIISSSKNDPSILINELLLYISNNYYINNKEKNNCIIKNICKIYKSKKKLIFIKNKKKNNDVTNIFNLKLMKIKKIKINDLINFWKHPVKGFFNQKLKIYLHDLNNIKLFDTEPFFINALQEFLINKEILYSLILNKDLNNLYNFFLNKGTLPYGYYGEIWWEEKIKKMKELFNQEYQKYKYLEIINKINFKISDITLFGTIRYFKYNYGLIKFEPKLIDIKTIIALWIEHLILCANNIYNDKLNFFVFGLKNTKYGFQFFSKKQAIFLLKQYIDGYIYGMYSPLMLPMKSSWSWINTCYNFNKKCIDNDIVIQKQAKRKFFYYWNNNNFPGECNDLYFERLNFNLDEKIWLKTILLIKKWILNLVYYIY
- a CDS encoding MutH/Sau3AI family endonuclease, producing the protein MFSQFIYNEKMLLLRATLLTGNNIIDIIKWTNYAISKNFEKDKGFIGKLIEFFLLGKKTNNKYNQDIPHLGIEIKTITIYKNNNIINDSFICSLPLLNKNNLFWYKSKLYNKLSKILWIPIIVKNKKTHMFMKIIGQPLLWKPSVFDKIKIYNDWIKFIELFILGQIKHINYYNGSILLVKNKSEKKKLTKTIDNQGKIIFITPKSFYLKKEFIKSFIKV
- the lysA gene encoding diaminopimelate decarboxylase, whose product is MEKIFDSKFNKNNISIKIIFFLIKKYSSPFWIYCAENIKQKILQLKQFDTVRFAQKACSNINILKLMKSEGVKVDAVSLGEIERALIAGYNYKNENDIIFTSDIFDSKTLKRVIELNITVNIGSIDMLYQLGNLSKGHNIWLRINPGFGHGHNKKTNTGGEESKHGIWYKDIKKSIDIINKYKLNLIGIHMHIGSGVDYKHLKKVCNSMISNVIQPYMPKINIISAGGGLSIPYRYNDEIINISHYFNLWNKTRNIINNYFNKNIKLEIEPGRFLVAEAGLLVCQVCAIKNIKNKRFVLVDIGFNDFIRPVMYGSYHYISAISYKGNDMSNLPKVETIIAGPLCESGDIFTQLDNGKITFFILPLVNVGDYLIFHDTGAYGASMSSNYNSRPLIPEILIENNIPKIIRRRQTIQELISLELF
- a CDS encoding HPr family phosphocarrier protein; this encodes MLQKEIIINNTHGFHTRPAALFVKEAKNFISNITITCNGKTVNAKSLFKIQTLGLVKGTLITLTASGQDEQKAIEHLIRIIQKL
- the ptsI gene encoding phosphoenolpyruvate-protein phosphotransferase PtsI, producing MISGISASPGISFGKAFLLKVDNIIINNNKITDSEIDVEINKFLKGQKESIEQIEYIKTHLLKQSNLKRESILEGYIILLQDEELTKEVIFLIKNNLLSADAAVHSVITSQIKTLKKLSDEYLKERIIDIKDIGDRLIKNILGLEIINLNEINKEVILIAKDLTPSETAQLNLKKILGFITDLGSRTSHTAIMARSLEIPAIVGTGNITSKVKTNDYIILDSINNTIYINPLQNVIKKEKIIYNKYVKEKNKLTKLSNLPAVTKDDYKIKICANIGSLQELNNVQKNGADGIGLYRTEFLFMNRNTLPSEEEQFIAYKTVAQKMKGKSVIIRTMDIGGDKKISYMNLPKEENPFLGFRAIRVSMDRKDILHTQLKAILRASVFGKLHIMFPMIISIEEVLFLKNELIFLKKQLQNKKISFNNKIAIGIMVETPASAIIANHLAKEIDFFSIGTNDLTQYTLAVDRGNELISHLYNPMHPAIFYLIKKVIDASHAEGKWTGMCGELASDERLIPILLGMGLDEFSMSSISIPKIKNIIRKTKMQKAQELTNNVLLQPTIKDINNLISDYNKYN
- the crr gene encoding PTS glucose transporter subunit IIA; its protein translation is MNIFSKFFKKTKTIQSTKIYAPIDGTIIDIETVPDTVFSDKIVGDGIAINPTGNVMVAPIDGTIGKIFETNHAFSIKTANNIELFVHFGIDTINLKGKGFKRILNFEKNNKVKKGDIIIELDLNYLIKTAKSILTPVVISNTEEIKKIKKYSGNIIAGIDPILKIYK
- a CDS encoding YebC/PmpR family DNA-binding transcriptional regulator; translated protein: MSGHSKWANIRRRKETQDNKKDKIFSKIIKELNTASQNGGNNPEYNSKLRLVIEKALSYNMSRTIINRILLNSVIQNKRNKNKLKEIIYEGYGPYNIALMINCITDNNNRTVSFIRNILNKNGGYLGRKNSVNYIFKKQIYIAYEYKNNENDILNIAEELKADDIVFTKKIIKIIFSKEKYKFLTKKIKKFTLKPIKIKFFIKPFITKKVDNLIKKKLIDFFSLLKEHKDIKEIYHDAEI